The following are encoded in a window of Bradyrhizobium guangdongense genomic DNA:
- a CDS encoding DUF3124 domain-containing protein, translated as MRTKLAAAMLLCPLAFAGPAAAQPKANLEQTFADSLQAVPKEELAVSGGFYVPAYSSVAMSQGKLRVDFSVTLSVHNASETQPLVIKRLAYFDTAGKQVESYLKNPVALKPLASISVFIATDDVRGGTGANFIVDWAAASEIAEPVVEALMVGGVANAHYAFISQGRPTRTVGGK; from the coding sequence ATGCGGACGAAGCTCGCCGCTGCAATGCTGCTATGCCCCCTCGCCTTCGCCGGCCCGGCGGCCGCACAGCCCAAAGCGAACCTCGAGCAGACCTTCGCCGATTCCCTTCAGGCCGTGCCGAAGGAGGAGCTCGCCGTCTCCGGCGGCTTCTACGTGCCGGCCTATTCCAGCGTTGCGATGAGCCAGGGCAAGCTGCGGGTCGACTTTTCGGTGACCTTGAGCGTCCACAATGCTTCCGAGACGCAGCCACTGGTGATCAAGCGCCTCGCCTATTTCGACACCGCGGGCAAGCAGGTCGAGAGCTATCTGAAAAATCCGGTCGCGCTGAAGCCGCTCGCCTCCATCTCGGTCTTCATTGCGACCGACGACGTGCGCGGCGGCACCGGCGCCAATTTCATCGTCGACTGGGCCGCGGCGAGCGAGATCGCCGAGCCCGTGGTCGAGGCCCTGATGGTTGGCGGCGTCGCCAATGCGCATTACGCTTTCATCAGCCAAGGACGTCCGACGAGGACCGTGGGCGGAAAGTGA
- a CDS encoding PLP-dependent aminotransferase family protein yields the protein MTSSFDFAPLFPAGLPAPSARWTGLAKYSFVGGNNDSEQVPLDELIEAANQALQREGRSLATYGLAHGPQGYLPLREFLVTKLKRDAGIDCTVDDLLIVSGSLQALDLVNNTLLARGDTVIVEQETYQGALQRLTRLGVNAIGVPLDDDGMRMDALASTLAGLKGRGIRPKYIYTIPTVQNPTGSIMPESRRAELLRLSAEYGVPIFEDDCYADLVWSGHRPPAIYAMSRNGGVIHIGSFSKSIAPALRVGFIVAPWDVMSRMLALKTDAGSGALEQMVLASYCHQHFASHVPALTKALRTKLDTLMEALDEQFGTAAEFREPQGGIFLWVKLPDQVDTLKLYQAALAAGVSINPGPEWSTNKGYSGSRLRLCFASPSHQQIREGVAVLAEVCRKEFGVPSRSANVEKRA from the coding sequence ATGACGTCCAGCTTCGATTTCGCGCCCCTGTTTCCCGCAGGGCTGCCGGCCCCCTCCGCGCGCTGGACGGGCCTCGCCAAATACAGCTTCGTCGGCGGCAACAACGATTCCGAGCAGGTGCCGCTCGATGAGCTGATCGAGGCGGCCAATCAGGCGCTGCAGCGCGAGGGACGTTCGCTCGCCACCTACGGGCTGGCGCACGGCCCGCAGGGTTATCTGCCGCTGCGCGAATTCCTGGTGACGAAACTGAAGCGCGATGCCGGTATCGACTGCACGGTGGACGATCTCCTGATCGTCTCCGGCTCGCTCCAGGCGCTCGACCTCGTCAACAACACGCTGCTGGCGCGTGGCGACACCGTGATCGTCGAGCAGGAGACCTATCAGGGAGCTCTGCAGCGGCTGACGCGGCTGGGCGTCAACGCCATCGGCGTTCCGCTCGACGACGACGGCATGCGCATGGATGCGCTGGCCTCCACGCTCGCCGGCCTCAAGGGCCGCGGCATCCGGCCGAAATACATCTACACCATTCCGACCGTGCAGAACCCGACGGGCAGCATCATGCCGGAGAGCCGCCGCGCGGAGTTGCTGCGGCTGTCAGCCGAATATGGTGTGCCCATCTTCGAGGACGATTGCTATGCGGACCTGGTCTGGTCGGGACACCGGCCGCCGGCGATCTACGCCATGAGCCGAAATGGCGGCGTCATCCATATCGGCTCGTTCTCGAAGTCGATCGCGCCGGCGCTGCGCGTCGGCTTCATCGTCGCGCCCTGGGATGTGATGTCGCGGATGCTGGCGCTGAAGACGGACGCCGGCTCCGGCGCCCTGGAGCAGATGGTGCTCGCCAGCTATTGCCATCAGCATTTCGCAAGCCACGTGCCAGCGCTGACCAAGGCGCTGCGCACCAAGCTCGACACGCTGATGGAAGCTCTCGACGAGCAGTTCGGCACCGCGGCCGAGTTTAGAGAGCCTCAAGGCGGCATCTTCCTGTGGGTGAAGCTGCCCGACCAGGTCGATACGCTGAAGCTCTATCAGGCCGCGCTTGCCGCCGGTGTCTCGATCAATCCCGGGCCGGAATGGTCCACCAACAAGGGTTATTCAGGCTCGCGCCTGCGGCTGTGTTTTGCGAGCCCTTCGCATCAGCAGATCCGCGAGGGCGTCGCCGTCCTGGCGGAGGTCTGCCGCAAGGAGTTCGGCGTGCCCTCGCGTAGCGCCAATGTGGAAAAGCGAGCCTAG
- a CDS encoding helix-turn-helix domain-containing protein produces the protein MLNQVMDFAGEVLPGSCAVPPYSETVFLAELGERLRSSRARCELSRRELARRSGISERYIAQIEAGKGNVSVVLLLRLASAIHGSQPQAA, from the coding sequence ATGCTGAATCAAGTGATGGATTTCGCGGGCGAGGTGCTGCCGGGGAGCTGTGCCGTGCCGCCTTATTCCGAGACCGTGTTTCTGGCCGAACTGGGCGAGCGGTTGAGATCGTCGCGCGCCCGCTGCGAGCTGTCGCGCCGGGAGCTGGCCCGCCGTTCCGGGATTTCAGAGCGCTACATCGCCCAGATCGAAGCCGGCAAGGGCAACGTTTCGGTCGTGCTGCTGCTGCGGCTCGCCTCCGCGATCCACGGCAGCCAGCCCCAGGCCGCCTAG
- a CDS encoding transposase: protein MMGHQQVEQAALFYEFSLEKHIPSDHLLRSVDRFVDLQEIRQDLAPFYSRIGRPSIDPELMIRMLLIGYCFGIRSERRLCDEVHLNLAYRWFCRLGLEGAVPDHSTFSKNRHGRFRQSNLFRRVFESVLRRCIEERLVGGEGFAVDASLIKADANRQKGIEGDKGLPPDAAGRAIDEYLAVLDDAAFGAATEVTPKFVSPSDPAARWTGAHGGQAFFAYSTNYLVDIENAIIVDVEATTAIRQAEVLAAKRMIERSLERFDLYPSRLLGDSGYGSAEMLAWLVYEHGIEPHVTVFDKSARTDGIFSRDDFTYDHAGDIYRCPGGKVLTTTGTLVNDGATMLYLASKRDCDRCALKGQCCPKQASRRVPRSIYEGARDMARQIARSWEGGTSRRLRKKIEMLFAHLKRILKLDRLRLRGPNGARDEFILAATAQNLRKMAKLIPMPTPRLA, encoded by the coding sequence ATGATGGGGCATCAGCAAGTCGAACAGGCTGCGTTGTTCTATGAGTTCTCGCTGGAGAAGCATATTCCCTCCGACCATCTCTTGAGATCGGTCGACAGGTTTGTCGATCTGCAAGAGATCAGGCAAGACTTGGCGCCTTTCTACAGCCGCATCGGCCGGCCTTCGATCGATCCCGAACTGATGATCCGGATGCTCCTGATCGGCTACTGCTTCGGCATCCGGTCAGAGCGGCGCCTGTGCGATGAGGTTCACCTCAATTTGGCCTACCGGTGGTTCTGCCGGCTTGGTCTGGAAGGGGCGGTGCCGGATCATTCGACATTCTCCAAGAACAGGCATGGCCGCTTCCGGCAGAGCAATCTCTTCCGTCGCGTGTTCGAGAGCGTGTTGCGCCGCTGCATCGAGGAGCGACTGGTCGGTGGTGAAGGATTTGCAGTCGATGCGAGCCTCATCAAGGCCGATGCCAACCGGCAGAAGGGAATCGAAGGCGATAAGGGACTTCCGCCGGATGCTGCTGGCCGAGCAATCGATGAGTATCTGGCTGTCCTGGATGATGCCGCGTTCGGAGCCGCGACCGAGGTTACCCCGAAGTTCGTATCGCCCTCTGATCCGGCGGCGCGCTGGACGGGGGCGCACGGCGGCCAAGCCTTTTTCGCCTATTCGACGAACTACCTGGTCGACATTGAGAACGCGATCATCGTCGATGTTGAGGCAACGACGGCAATCCGGCAGGCCGAGGTATTGGCCGCTAAGCGCATGATTGAGCGCTCGCTGGAGCGGTTTGATCTCTATCCGAGCCGGCTCCTCGGTGACAGCGGCTATGGCTCGGCTGAGATGCTGGCTTGGCTGGTCTATGAGCACGGCATCGAGCCGCACGTTACAGTCTTCGACAAGTCGGCACGCACAGACGGTATCTTCTCGCGCGACGACTTCACCTATGACCATGCTGGCGACATCTATCGTTGCCCTGGTGGCAAAGTTCTTACCACGACCGGAACGTTGGTGAATGACGGTGCCACCATGCTCTACCTCGCCAGCAAGCGCGATTGTGATCGATGCGCATTGAAGGGTCAGTGTTGCCCCAAGCAGGCATCACGGAGGGTGCCGCGCTCGATCTACGAAGGCGCTCGCGACATGGCGCGCCAGATCGCGAGATCGTGGGAGGGAGGCACCTCGCGCCGGCTCCGCAAGAAAATCGAAATGTTGTTCGCCCACCTGAAGCGCATTCTCAAGCTCGACCGATTGCGTTTACGAGGCCCCAACGGCGCGCGCGACGAGTTCATCCTCGCGGCAACCGCCCAGAACCTTCGAAAGATGGCCAAGCTGATCCCGATGCCCACCCCGAGGCTCGCATAG
- a CDS encoding IS1182 family transposase gives MNRFIEGADRAQSTLLPECLDDWVDESNPVRAVDAFVEALDLAELGFKDVEPAATGRPGYHPAPLLKLYIYGYLNRIQSSRRLEREATRNLEVIWLLQRLSPDDKTIADFRRDNGPAIKKVCAKFVELCRHMGLLMKASVAIDGSKFKAVNTRDKNFTKGKVERRRQQLEESVSRYLAQLDTADLQEPSETLAAKTAHLKEKLTKLASEMQKLEACEQAMLASPDQQISLTDPDSRSMATSGRGSGVVGYNVQVAVDTEHHLIIAHEVTNSGSDRAQLANMGKQAKAVLGVDKLEAVADRGYYTGEEIKACADADIAVTLPKPNTTGMEAKGKFGKHDFAYLAKQDVYRCPAGQLLAYWLTTVDGERTIRRYATKACGSCPLKARCTTAKNRVISRWEHEHVMEDAQRRLDADPQAMRRRRETVEHPFGTLKMRMGATHFLTKRLPKVAAEMALHVLAYNLTRAMNIMGVGALIAAMQA, from the coding sequence ATGAATCGGTTCATTGAAGGGGCGGACCGAGCGCAATCGACGCTGTTGCCCGAATGCCTCGACGACTGGGTCGATGAGAGTAATCCGGTTCGCGCGGTCGATGCCTTCGTCGAAGCGCTCGATCTGGCAGAGCTGGGCTTCAAGGACGTCGAGCCTGCGGCAACCGGCCGGCCCGGTTATCACCCTGCGCCGCTGCTCAAGCTCTACATCTACGGCTATCTCAACCGCATCCAGTCGAGCCGCCGGCTAGAGCGCGAGGCGACGCGCAATCTTGAGGTGATTTGGCTGTTGCAGCGGCTTTCGCCCGATGACAAGACGATCGCCGACTTTCGCCGCGACAATGGCCCCGCCATCAAGAAGGTGTGCGCGAAGTTCGTCGAGCTTTGCCGGCACATGGGCTTGTTGATGAAGGCGAGCGTCGCCATCGACGGCTCGAAGTTCAAGGCGGTTAACACGCGTGACAAGAACTTCACGAAGGGCAAGGTCGAGCGTCGTCGCCAGCAACTGGAGGAGAGCGTATCGCGCTATCTGGCGCAGCTGGACACCGCAGATCTGCAAGAGCCATCTGAGACTCTCGCCGCGAAGACGGCGCATCTGAAGGAGAAGCTCACCAAGCTCGCGAGCGAGATGCAGAAGCTCGAAGCCTGCGAACAGGCAATGCTGGCATCACCGGACCAACAGATCTCGCTGACCGATCCCGACAGTCGATCCATGGCCACGAGTGGCCGCGGCTCCGGTGTCGTCGGCTACAATGTGCAGGTTGCCGTCGATACCGAGCACCACCTCATCATCGCGCACGAGGTGACGAATAGCGGTTCGGATCGTGCACAACTCGCCAACATGGGTAAACAGGCTAAGGCCGTGCTCGGCGTCGACAAGCTCGAGGCCGTGGCCGATCGCGGCTACTACACAGGCGAGGAGATCAAAGCCTGCGCCGACGCCGATATCGCTGTGACGCTGCCGAAACCGAATACGACGGGCATGGAGGCGAAGGGCAAGTTCGGCAAGCACGACTTCGCATACCTGGCCAAGCAGGATGTATATCGCTGCCCGGCGGGCCAGTTGCTGGCGTATTGGCTTACAACAGTGGATGGCGAACGCACTATTCGGCGCTACGCCACGAAAGCTTGTGGAAGCTGCCCGCTTAAGGCGCGCTGCACCACGGCCAAGAACCGCGTCATCTCCCGTTGGGAACATGAACACGTCATGGAGGATGCCCAGAGGCGGCTCGACGCCGATCCTCAGGCGATGCGTCGCCGTCGCGAGACGGTCGAGCATCCGTTTGGCACACTGAAGATGCGCATGGGCGCGACGCACTTCCTGACGAAGCGGTTGCCGAAGGTCGCCGCCGAGATGGCGCTGCACGTGCTCGCCTACAATCTCACACGCGCAATGAACATCATGGGTGTCGGTGCGCTGATCGCAGCGATGCAGGCATGA
- a CDS encoding LysR family transcriptional regulator: MKLQDLHVLMAVVQAGSMGKAAVLLNTTQPNISRSIAELERAFDVRLLDRHRRGIEPTACGRALVDCGAAAFDELRRGVRNIEFLADPSAGEVRIGSTADLAASFVSALVDRLSRRHPRIRFELVTGYIDALHRDLSERKVDLSFVRSRGPIADERLHFEFLFEDRYVIAAGANNPLTRRRNIQLSDLAEERWVLPPRESVIGSIITQAFLARGLAYPQATVVTDAPHMRVSLLETGRFITVFPASTLKFLAREAALKVLPIELPADRRPNGMLTIKDRTVSPVVQLVIDSARELAKPMAKQK, encoded by the coding sequence ATGAAGCTGCAGGATTTGCACGTGCTGATGGCGGTGGTGCAGGCCGGCAGCATGGGCAAGGCGGCAGTCCTGCTCAACACCACCCAGCCCAACATTTCGAGATCGATCGCCGAGCTCGAACGTGCGTTCGACGTCCGCCTGCTGGATCGCCACCGGCGCGGAATCGAGCCGACCGCATGCGGCCGCGCCCTGGTCGATTGCGGTGCCGCCGCATTCGACGAGCTACGGCGGGGCGTGAGGAACATCGAATTTCTGGCCGACCCCAGCGCTGGAGAGGTGCGGATTGGAAGCACGGCCGATCTGGCGGCGAGCTTCGTTTCCGCTCTGGTCGATCGACTCTCCCGCCGTCACCCGCGGATCAGATTTGAGCTCGTGACCGGCTACATCGACGCGCTGCATCGCGACTTGAGCGAACGCAAAGTCGATCTGTCGTTCGTGCGGAGTCGCGGCCCGATCGCCGATGAGCGGCTGCATTTCGAGTTTCTTTTTGAAGATCGCTACGTCATCGCAGCGGGCGCAAATAATCCATTGACGCGCCGGCGCAATATCCAGCTCTCCGATCTGGCGGAGGAGCGTTGGGTGCTTCCGCCGCGGGAGAGCGTGATCGGCTCCATCATTACGCAAGCCTTTCTTGCCCGAGGGCTCGCGTATCCCCAGGCGACGGTGGTCACCGATGCCCCCCATATGCGGGTCAGCTTGCTGGAGACGGGGCGGTTCATCACGGTTTTCCCGGCTTCCACACTGAAATTTCTCGCCAGGGAGGCGGCGCTCAAGGTCCTCCCCATTGAACTGCCGGCGGACCGTCGACCGAACGGGATGCTCACGATCAAAGACCGCACCGTCAGCCCGGTTGTGCAGCTCGTCATCGACAGCGCCCGTGAGCTCGCAAAGCCAATGGCGAAACAAAAGTGA
- a CDS encoding Bug family tripartite tricarboxylate transporter substrate binding protein, producing the protein MPPSRRQFLRFAAGVAAPPLLSGLAYADTYPSRPVRIMVGFAAGGPNDILARLLGQWWSERLGQQFIVENRPGAGSNLATEAVVRAPPDGYTLLLVGSPNAINATLYENLDFNFLRDIAPVAGLTRGALVMVIHPSVPAHTIPEFIAYAKANPGRLSYGSGGVGGITHIAAELFKQAAGGLDLQHVPYRGVAPAITDLLSGQVQVVFVNVAPSIGYIESGKLRALGLTTATRSEALPDVPVIGEFVPGYEASSVFGIGAPKGTPAAIIDRLNKEANAALADAGFRTRLRTLDATELGGSPADFGKLMAAETAKWANVIRLAKIRPD; encoded by the coding sequence GTGCCCCCCTCCCGACGTCAATTTTTGCGCTTCGCAGCGGGGGTAGCCGCACCGCCGCTGCTGTCGGGCCTTGCTTACGCCGACACCTATCCCTCTCGACCGGTCCGGATCATGGTCGGCTTTGCCGCCGGCGGCCCGAACGACATTCTCGCGCGTCTGCTCGGGCAGTGGTGGTCCGAGCGGCTCGGCCAGCAATTCATCGTCGAGAACCGGCCGGGAGCAGGAAGCAATCTCGCCACCGAGGCGGTCGTGCGCGCGCCTCCGGACGGTTATACGCTCCTGCTGGTTGGCTCTCCCAACGCGATCAATGCCACGCTGTATGAGAATCTCGATTTCAATTTCCTGCGGGATATCGCGCCGGTCGCGGGTCTGACCCGGGGCGCCCTGGTCATGGTCATCCACCCATCGGTTCCTGCCCATACAATTCCGGAGTTCATCGCCTACGCCAAAGCCAATCCGGGCAGACTCTCGTATGGTTCGGGCGGCGTGGGCGGGATCACGCACATCGCCGCGGAGCTGTTCAAGCAGGCCGCCGGCGGGCTGGATCTTCAGCATGTACCCTATCGCGGCGTGGCGCCCGCAATCACCGATCTGCTCAGTGGGCAGGTGCAGGTCGTCTTTGTCAATGTGGCGCCCTCGATCGGTTACATCGAGAGCGGCAAGCTGCGCGCGCTTGGGCTAACGACGGCAACGCGATCAGAAGCGTTGCCGGATGTGCCTGTAATCGGCGAATTCGTGCCCGGCTATGAGGCGAGTTCGGTGTTCGGTATCGGTGCGCCGAAAGGTACGCCTGCCGCGATCATTGACAGGCTCAACAAGGAAGCCAACGCCGCTCTGGCCGATGCGGGGTTCAGGACGCGCCTGCGCACTCTTGATGCGACGGAACTGGGCGGCTCGCCCGCCGATTTCGGCAAGCTGATGGCCGCTGAAACCGCGAAATGGGCCAACGTGATCCGCCTTGCGAAGATCCGACCGGATTAG
- a CDS encoding dienelactone hydrolase family protein, translating to MQGTFSNICAKEGGAFDCYLVAPEAEKPTAAIVLASAIHGVDTDMIAIADELAACGVIVAVPDLFWRSVAGPLSRNDPRAAQRAQPRLEQIRAGENDMVDTLRHLGTIPQFNGRAAVMGFCYGGPYAILGPKRLGYAAGICCHGSQMLDYLEELVGLREQVCFIWGDEDNRAPVEVLQAYRDAAVRMDNIEVHILPGIGHGYMMRTSPSFDRVAHEFSMSRACEILRCLQSPSETRNF from the coding sequence ATGCAGGGGACATTCAGCAACATTTGCGCGAAGGAAGGCGGCGCGTTCGATTGCTATCTGGTCGCGCCCGAGGCTGAAAAGCCGACTGCTGCAATCGTGCTGGCCTCCGCTATTCACGGCGTTGATACCGACATGATCGCGATCGCCGACGAGCTGGCGGCATGCGGCGTCATCGTGGCGGTGCCGGATCTGTTCTGGCGTTCGGTTGCCGGGCCACTTTCGCGGAACGACCCGCGCGCGGCCCAGCGCGCGCAGCCGCGCCTCGAGCAAATCAGGGCCGGCGAAAACGATATGGTCGACACCCTGAGACACCTCGGCACAATCCCGCAATTCAATGGCCGGGCGGCGGTTATGGGATTTTGCTACGGCGGCCCCTATGCGATTCTTGGCCCGAAGCGACTTGGCTACGCCGCTGGCATCTGTTGCCACGGGTCCCAAATGCTGGACTATCTTGAGGAGCTCGTCGGGCTTCGCGAGCAAGTCTGTTTTATCTGGGGCGACGAGGACAATCGCGCCCCGGTCGAGGTGCTGCAGGCCTATCGTGATGCAGCGGTGCGCATGGACAACATCGAAGTGCACATTTTGCCCGGGATAGGCCACGGATATATGATGCGGACAAGCCCGTCCTTCGACCGGGTGGCACATGAATTTTCAATGAGCCGCGCCTGTGAGATTCTTCGATGTCTCCAGTCGCCGTCCGAGACTCGTAACTTCTGA
- a CDS encoding lipocalin-like domain-containing protein encodes MARLVALFVALYSYFPSGPASADEASNVLVGSWKLTSWTIQIVGGDATEPFGPNPKRRAAFTPDGYVAFIIVGANRKPATNDDESAALLKSLLVYTGKFTIEGDKFTTKVDMSGNELLTGLDQVRFFKLEGDRLSLRTAEQVSSVGIYQGKKVVGALTWEREH; translated from the coding sequence ATGGCGCGTCTCGTTGCCTTATTCGTTGCTCTCTATTCCTATTTTCCGTCTGGACCCGCGTCTGCGGACGAGGCATCGAACGTACTGGTCGGAAGTTGGAAGCTGACCTCATGGACCATTCAAATTGTCGGTGGCGACGCAACCGAGCCATTTGGTCCCAATCCGAAACGAAGGGCAGCTTTCACGCCGGACGGGTACGTGGCCTTCATTATTGTAGGAGCGAACCGCAAGCCTGCAACAAACGACGACGAGTCAGCGGCGCTGCTCAAGTCATTGCTTGTCTACACCGGCAAATTCACCATCGAAGGAGACAAGTTCACGACTAAGGTCGACATGTCGGGCAACGAGCTCCTCACCGGGCTCGATCAGGTGAGATTTTTCAAGTTGGAGGGTGACCGGTTGAGCCTCCGAACGGCTGAACAAGTCAGCTCAGTTGGCATCTATCAGGGTAAGAAAGTAGTCGGCGCTCTGACCTGGGAACGCGAACACTGA
- a CDS encoding aldo/keto reductase — MDHLTTQGISMPKLGLGTFRMQGDACREAVESALSIGYRHIDTAEMYANEEAIGAALAAASLPRCELHVTTKVWHENLTPDAIRRAFDASLKKLRLDHVDLYLVHWPSKSANWGAVFETLMKLKDEGRTRAIGVANFTTALLKIAVEDVKAPIACNQVEYHAMLDQSKVLAYLRAKSIPLVAYCPLAQGRFATDPVLAEIGAKHNASAAQVALKWLLDQDGVAAIPKASRRESQQANWDALKITLDDADLAKIAALPKDRRCVSPGFAPEWDQGGSS, encoded by the coding sequence ATGGACCATCTGACAACACAGGGCATCAGCATGCCCAAGCTCGGCCTCGGCACATTTCGCATGCAGGGCGACGCCTGCCGCGAAGCCGTCGAAAGCGCGCTGTCGATCGGCTATCGCCACATCGACACCGCCGAAATGTACGCCAATGAGGAGGCCATCGGTGCCGCGCTGGCGGCTGCCTCCCTGCCACGCTGCGAGCTGCACGTCACGACCAAGGTCTGGCACGAGAATCTGACGCCGGATGCGATCCGCCGCGCCTTCGACGCCAGCCTGAAGAAGCTCAGGCTCGACCACGTCGATCTCTACCTGGTGCACTGGCCATCGAAGTCGGCGAACTGGGGCGCGGTGTTCGAGACCCTGATGAAGCTGAAGGACGAAGGGCGCACCCGGGCGATCGGCGTTGCCAACTTCACCACGGCGCTGCTCAAGATCGCGGTCGAGGACGTCAAGGCACCGATCGCGTGCAATCAGGTCGAATATCACGCAATGCTGGATCAATCGAAGGTGCTGGCCTATCTCCGCGCCAAGTCGATTCCGCTCGTCGCTTATTGCCCGCTCGCGCAGGGGCGCTTTGCCACGGATCCGGTGCTGGCCGAGATCGGAGCGAAACACAATGCGAGCGCGGCGCAGGTCGCGTTGAAGTGGCTGCTCGACCAGGACGGCGTCGCCGCCATTCCCAAGGCTTCACGCCGCGAGAGTCAGCAGGCCAATTGGGACGCGCTGAAGATCACGCTCGACGATGCCGATCTCGCGAAGATCGCAGCGCTGCCGAAAGACAGGCGTTGCGTGAGCCCCGGCTTCGCACCGGAGTGGGATCAGGGCGGGTCCTCATAA